The following proteins are co-located in the Haliotis asinina isolate JCU_RB_2024 chromosome 13, JCU_Hal_asi_v2, whole genome shotgun sequence genome:
- the LOC137259811 gene encoding uncharacterized protein: protein MAANNVDDCSGTTIVNEIDAVSVCIDSDVSNINRIIYKGAGGTSGQSPLANIVNSAWARIKQVNSQQYVSTRAERTVMRLFTSSGSVYIEGKSGAGKSRLAIRLMSKISKETGRTPIFLSSWHQWDVIPKRSDSDNSGPAEKFVVLIDDIYGTSNLDPQQVLGCERYFDMMWPHAVSGDIFFILTSRSDISAVCNSRVKSSPLIRKAIHINLDGSKYSLTTSEKRKMLRKVCKLDFSASELDAITKSEVSLGFPQCCAYFSNSSRAQEKRAGFFQNPLEFILEEVDTLHECDGLAYLVLLIVLMTKGHLNDEMLCPFQRPITALIQSLLQCCSGISEQVTLADISKKAEALCDVYLIQTDSGYMFQHQSVFDAMFISISKKYPDICIDTCPADMLVELVRTHTAHTDGLDTTLCLSEQYFPDLAKRLTEILMSDGYGVILHHPSFHHKEFVQFLVNTWTDEKCTILLHEHKPTTVSVEHPVVLLQTYPLFEHSVLLSDIILNNMMLVLQFVSLEDLDISVHLPSCLACAIYIGHNNLIRDLLSMGADPNEDCFRALCQSPDIEEGLTVTILARFENHVEGVSNLDHLFGIAVMSGNTQVVNLFVKLWKGERGHVLQRYLEMLLEKFVKIPTDPALIFLGDITKYVETVNVLSSACDDVDFDYLLWLTAAHSSATILKCFLQNPKCDPMKTYRGSSLFLETTALQQAAAFGGPECVDILIEFLKQKGVPPADFLNESEPANYWSPNHSVLELAIQYNDSSDVVEPLLQAGADVIRKNSLGETMLHIAAARMHVGHVKTLLNAGAPVSATSRNGKTAFTDLYPYGFQLTESNTHVEIVKAFVEAGSDVNEVDLNRRCCLLKAAVCHDFEAVRYLCGKDADLDQKDVDGKPVLFDIVTMCEMEMIKHVITLGADVSVSDCSGRSVMHYATKSDTAAVDLILHFKDVLNIPLDAVDILGRNALFYAAGCGDEEVAELLVDMGLDVNTRDTEGTTPLHIACGQHDSLSDSRNNVCIVKFLLERRANPRVQDAGGDTPLHYAVTASGKREIVDLLLEGGADPNVHGRCGCTPLHCAVQDSSQDIIMTLIANGADVCAKDFEDCAPLHYAARSYSGCENVKLLLEKGCIPDIKDRNGCTPLHYAAKSWGAGMAMTSLLERGADVGAKDKNGRTPLHYAAQERDCKDNVKLLLERGADLRAEDRGGSTPVHYAAEQLYCDRNLKNLLEKMDGPLPRDKDGCTPLHYAARERDCVQNLQVLLDNGVDASAQDGYGRTALHYAAGVLGSRTVKMLLEDGSPPSTQDKDGCTPLHFAAKACDCEENVKVLLDKGADSNVEDRNGFTALHYALTSGCEENATALLDHCGCAHGETVVYRRK, encoded by the exons ATGGCGGCTAATAACGTGGATGACTGTAGTGGGACAACAATCGTTAACGAGATCGACGCTGTTTCCGTCTGCATAGACAGTGATGTCTCAAATATAAATAGAATTATATACAAAG GAGCTGGTGGTACATCCGGGCAATCTCCCTTGGCTAACATCGTCA ATTCTGCTTGGGCCCGTATCAAGCAAGTTAATTCACAACAATATGTTTCAACCCGCGCCGAGAGGACGGTGATGCGTTTGTTTACCAGTAGCGGGTCTGTTTACATAGAAGGGAAGTCGGGAGCAGGCAAGTCCAGGTTAGCGATCCGCCTTATGTCCAAAATCTCAAAAGAGACAGGAAGGACACCCATATTCCTGTCATCATGGCATCAGTGGGATGTCATCCCAAAACGGTCAGACAGTGACAACAGTGGACCAGCCGAAAAGTTTGTCGTGTTAATAGATGACATATATGGTACCAGCAACTTGGATCCTCAGCAAGTGCTTGGATGTGAGAGGTACTTTGACATGATGTGGCCCCATGCTGTATCAGGTGACATTTTCTTTATACTCACTTCCAGATCAGACATATCTGCTGTGTGTAACAGTAGAGTGAAAAGTAGTCCTCTGATCAGAAAAGCTATCCACATTAACTTGGATGGAAGCAAGTATTCCTTAACAACAAGTGAAAAACGAAAAATGCTGCGAAAAGTGTGTAAGTTAGACTTCAGTGCAAGTGAGTTGGATGCAATAACCAAGTCAGAGGTCTCCCTAGGGTTCCCCCAGTGCTGTGCATACTTTTCCAACAGTTCAAGAGCACAGGAGAAAAGAGCTGGCTTCTTTCAGAACCCACTTGAATTCATCTTGGAAGAGGTGGATACTCTACACGAATGTGACGGCCTTGCCTACCTTGTGTTACTGATTGTGTTGATGACCAAAGGACACTTAAATGATGAAATGCTGTGCCCGTTCCAGCGGCCGATCACAGCACTTATACAAAGTCTGTTACAATGCTGCAGTGGCATATCAGAACAGGTAACACTCGCAGACATCAGTAAGAAGGCTGAGGCTCTATGCGACGTGTATCTGATTCAGACAGATAGTGGATATATGTTCCAGCATCAATCGGTGTTTGATGCCATGTTCATTAGCATCTCAAAGAAGTATCCAGATATTTGCATTGACACATGTCCCGCTGATATGCTGGTGGAGTTAGTGAGGACCCATACGGCACACACTGATGGACTTGATACAACCTTGTGCCTATCAGAACAATATTTTCCAGATTTGGCTAAACGACTGACAGAAATATTGATGTCCGACGGTTATGGAGTTATTCTACATCATCCATCCTTTCACCACAAGGAGTTTGTGCAGTTTCTGGTTAATACTTGGACCGATGAGAAGTGTACCATACTTCTGCATGAACATAAGCCAACAACTGTGAGTGTTGAGCACCCTGTTGTATTACTGCAGACATATCCTTTGTTTGAACACAGTGTCCTTCTCTCAGATATCATTCTGAACAACATGATGCTTGTGTTGCAATTTGTAAGTCTGGAAGACCTGGACATTTCTGTCCATTTGCCCAGTTGTCTGGCTTGTGCTATCTATATTGGGCACAACAACCTTATCAGAGACTTGCTTTCTATGGGTGCCGATCCAAATGAAGACTGCTTTCGAGCACTGTGTCAGTCACCAGACATAGAAGAAGGGCTGACAGTTACAATTCTTGCACGCTTTGAGAATCACGTGGAAGGTGTGAGCAATCTGGATCACTTGTTTGGCATCGCTGTGATGAGCGGAAATACCCAGGTTGTGAACCTGTTCGTGAAGCTGTGGAAGGGGGAAAGGGGGCATGTACTTCAACGATATTTAGAAATGTTACTGgagaaatttgtgaaaattcctACCGACCCTGCATTAATATTTCTTGGAGACATTACTAAATATGTTGAAACAGTTAATGTGTTATCGTCAGCATGTGACGACGTTGACTTTGATTATCTTCTGTGGCTGACAGCTGCTCATTCAAGTGCAACAATTCTCAAATGCTTCCTACAGAACCCAAAATGTGATCCCATGAAGACGTATAGAGGATCATCTCTATTTCTGGAAACGACAGCCTTGCAGCAGGCAGCAGCATTTGGTGGTCCTGAATGTGTGGATATTTTGATAGAGTTCCTAAAACAGAAGGGTGTCCCTCCAGCTGACTTCTTGAATGAATCAGAACCCGCCAATTACTGGTCTCCAAATCACAGTGTGTTAGAGCTTGCAATACAATATAATGACAGTTCCGATGTCGTCGAACCACTGTTacaggctggagctgatgtcaTTAGGAAGAATTCACTGGGAGAAACAATGCTTCACATTGCTGCTGCCAGGATGCACGTGGGTCATGTGAAAACCCTGCTGAATGCTGGAGCACCTGTTTCGGCAACGTCTCGGAACGGAAAAACTGCTTTCACTGACCTTTACCCGTACGGGTTCCAGCTCACGgagtctaacactcatgttgaaataGTTAAGGCTTTTGTAGAAGCTGGAAGCGATGTCAACGAAGTTGACTTAAATCGACGATGTTGTCTCCTCAAGGCGGCTGTGTGTCATGACTTTGAAGCTGTACGATATCTCTGTGGGAAAGATGCTGACTTGGATCAGAAAGACGTTGATGGAAAACCAGTGTTGTTTGATATTGTGACCATGTGTGAAATGGAGatgataaaacatgtcatcactCTTGGAGCCGATGTATCAGTATCAGACTGCAGTGGTCGCAGTGTTATGCATTACGCAACTAAGTCAGATACTGCAGCTGTTGACTTAATCTTACACTTCAAAGATGTGCTAAACATTCCTTTAGACGCTGTGGATATTCTGGGTAGAAATGCGTTGTTCTATGCTGCAGGATGCGGTGATGAAGAGGTAGCTGAGCTGCTGGTAGATATGGGACTTGATGTCAACACGAGAGACACTGAGGGTACAACGCCCTTGCACATAGCATGTGGACAGCATGATTCATTATCAGACTCACGGAATAACGTGTGCATTGTCAAATTTCTGTTGGAGAGACGTGCAAACCCACGTGTGCAAGATGCAGGTGGCGATACACCACTACACTATGCGGTAACGGCATCAGGAAAACGTGAAATTGTAGACCTTCTCCTTGAGGGAGGCGCGGATCCAAATGTTCACGGCAGATGTGGTTGTACACCTTTACACTGCGCAGTACAAGATAGCTCTCAGGACATTATCATGACCCTGATCGCGAACGGTGCTGACGTCTGTGCCAAAGACTTTGAAGACTGTGCACCTTTACACTATGCAGCTAGGTCATATAGTGGCTGTGAGAATGTGAAGTTACTTCTTGAGAAAGGATGTATCCCAGACATAAAAGACAGAAATGGCTGCACCCCACTACACTATGCTGCGAAGAGCTGGGGTGCTGGAATGGCTATGACCTCATTGCTCGAGAGAGGTGCTGACGTGGGTGCCAAAGACAAAAATGGCCGCACGCCATTGCACTATGCAGCACAAGAGAGGGATTGTAAAGATAATGTAAAGTTGCTGCTGGAGCGTGGTGCCGACCTACGGGCAGAGGACAGAGGTGGCAGTACACCAGTTCACTATGCAGCAGAACAACTGTATTGTGATAGGAACTTAAAGAATCTCTTAGAGAAAATGGATGGCCCTTTGCCTCGAGATAAAGATGGATGTACCCCACTGCACTACGCAGCTAGAGAGAGAGACTGTGTGCAGAATCTGCAGGTGCTCCTGGATAATGGTGTTGACGCTAGTGCTCAGGACGGATATGGTCGTACTGCTCTACACTACGCAGCAGGGGTACTTGGAAGCAGAACTGTGAAAATGCTTTTGGAGGATGGTTCGCCTCCATCCACACAAGACAAAGACGGTTGTACTCCTTTACATTTTGCCGCCAAAGCGTGTGATTGTGAAGAGAATGTGAAGGTTCTGCTGGACAAGGGCGCTGATTCAAATGTAGAGGACAGAAATGGTTTCACTGCGCTTCACTACGCACTGACCAGTGGTTGTGAAGAGAATGCCACTGCTCTCCTGGACCACTGTGGGTGTGCGCATGGCGAGACTGTTGTATATCGCAGAAAGTGA
- the LOC137259813 gene encoding uncharacterized protein: MKSCPGLNDPGRSSPTSDPHLERMKKTSVTYMFAIFLGLFGAHHFYLGRPKFGRLYLCTAGLLGLGYVVDLVRVPWLVENANLEIRHPERRGMKYLGDAYLLWFPPFGLLGFHHFYLGHFYTGVCYALTVGALGICWLLDVILLPVLWIRWVNELNGHCAEMEGRCKGLPEDTTEVGLSPASVMTLPPPPYTYLLAPCTDTINPPSYDEVMLADATERNEGLFLSK, translated from the exons ATGAAGTCGTGTCCAGGTCTGAACGACCCTGGCAGATCGTCCCCCACATCAGATCCTCATCTAGAACGGATGAAGAAGACATCAGTGACATACATGTTCGCGATCTTCCTTGGGTTGTTCGGAGCCCATCACTTCTATCTTGGAAGGCCCAAATTTGGTAGACTGTATCTATGTACCGCAGGGCTGCTGGGGCTGGGCTATGTGGTGGATCTCGTTCGTGTTCCTTGGCTGGTCGAAAACGCCAATCTTGAAATTCGGCATCCAGAGCGACGAGGGATGAAATATCTCGGAGATGCTTATCTGCTTTGGTTTCCACCGTTTGGCTTGCTAG GCTTTCATCATTTCTACCTGGGACATTTCTACACTGGTGTGTGTTACGCGCTCACAGTGGGGGCTTTGGGCATATGCTGGCTCCTTGATGTCATCTTGCTACCAGTTTTATGGATACGATGGGTCAACGAACTCAACGG TCACTGCGCTGAGATGGAAGGCAGGTGTAAGGGCTTACCTGAAGACACCACAGAAGTTGGTCTGTCACCGGCCTCAGTGATGACTCTGCCACCTCCTCCCTATACATACCTGCTGGCCCCGTGTACAG ATACCATCAACCCGCCTTCGTATGATGAGGTGATGCTAGCGGACGCCACGGAGAGGAACGAGGGACTGTTTCTGTCCAAATAG